A section of the Streptomyces sp. SCL15-4 genome encodes:
- a CDS encoding NAD(P)/FAD-dependent oxidoreductase translates to MNTVTRPRILVVGAGFAGVECVRRLERKLAPDEADVTLVTPSSYQLYLPLLPQVASGVLTPQSIALSLRRSKKYRTRIIPGGAIGVDLRSKVCVVRTITDKIVNEPYDYIVLAPGSVTRTFDIPGLTDHAFGMKTLAEAAYIRDHVISQLDLADASDDPAERAARLQFVVVGGGYAGTETAACLQRLTHAAVQRYPRLDPGLIRWHLIDIAPKLMPELGDKLGRSAQEILGRRGIEVSLGVSIDKAGAEEVTFTDGRVVPTHTLIWTAGVVASPLIATLGAETVKGRLAVTEQMCLPGHDGVFALGDSAAVPDLAKGDEGAVCPPTAQHAMRQGKVVADNVIATLRGQPMRPYEHKDLGLVVDLGGKDAVSKPLGVELRGVPAQAVARGYHWSALRTNVAKTRVMTNWMLNAVAGDDFVRTGFQARKPARLKDFEFTDSYLTPEQVRARVEGAAVGPS, encoded by the coding sequence ATGAACACCGTGACACGACCCAGGATCCTGGTGGTGGGCGCAGGCTTCGCCGGAGTCGAGTGCGTCCGCCGCCTGGAGCGGAAACTCGCCCCCGACGAGGCCGACGTCACGCTGGTGACGCCGTCCTCCTACCAGCTCTACCTGCCTCTGCTGCCCCAGGTCGCCTCCGGCGTGCTCACGCCGCAGTCGATCGCCCTGTCGCTGCGCCGCAGCAAGAAGTACCGCACCCGGATCATCCCGGGCGGTGCGATCGGGGTGGACCTGAGGTCCAAGGTGTGTGTCGTCCGCACCATCACCGACAAGATCGTCAACGAGCCGTACGACTACATCGTGCTGGCCCCGGGCAGTGTGACCCGCACCTTCGACATCCCCGGGCTGACCGACCACGCCTTCGGGATGAAGACGCTCGCCGAGGCCGCCTACATCCGCGACCACGTCATCTCGCAGCTGGACCTGGCGGACGCCAGCGACGACCCGGCCGAACGGGCCGCGCGGCTGCAGTTCGTGGTGGTCGGCGGCGGCTACGCGGGCACGGAGACCGCGGCCTGCCTGCAACGCCTGACCCACGCCGCCGTGCAGCGCTATCCGCGCCTGGACCCGGGCCTGATCCGCTGGCACCTGATCGACATCGCGCCCAAGCTGATGCCGGAGCTGGGCGACAAGCTGGGCCGCAGCGCGCAGGAGATCCTCGGGCGGCGCGGTATCGAGGTCTCGCTGGGCGTGTCGATCGACAAGGCCGGCGCGGAGGAGGTCACCTTCACCGACGGCCGGGTGGTACCGACGCACACCCTGATCTGGACGGCCGGAGTGGTCGCCAGCCCGCTGATCGCCACGCTCGGCGCGGAGACGGTCAAGGGCCGGCTGGCGGTGACCGAGCAGATGTGCCTGCCGGGCCACGACGGGGTGTTCGCGCTCGGCGACTCGGCGGCCGTGCCGGACCTGGCCAAGGGCGACGAGGGCGCGGTCTGCCCGCCCACCGCGCAGCACGCCATGCGGCAGGGCAAGGTGGTCGCCGACAACGTCATCGCCACGCTGCGCGGACAGCCGATGCGGCCCTACGAGCACAAGGACCTGGGACTGGTCGTCGACCTCGGCGGCAAGGACGCGGTGTCCAAGCCGCTCGGCGTGGAGCTGCGCGGGGTGCCCGCGCAGGCGGTGGCCCGCGGCTACCACTGGTCGGCGCTGCGCACCAACGTCGCCAAGACCCGGGTGATGACCAACTGGATGCTGAACGCGGTCGCGGGCGACGATTTCGTGCGCACCGGCTTCCAGGCCCGCAAGCCCGCCCGGCTGAAGGACTTCGAGTTCACCGACTCCTATCTGACACCGGAACAGGTGCGGGCCCGGGTGGAGGGCGCGGCCGTCGGCCCGTCCTGA
- a CDS encoding DUF4287 domain-containing protein yields the protein MTEKTVKGPASYFPSIEKKYGRPAAEWQELIRSSPLTRHAELVGWLKSAHGLGHGHANALVAATLAEGR from the coding sequence ATGACCGAGAAGACCGTCAAGGGCCCGGCGAGTTACTTCCCCTCGATCGAGAAGAAGTACGGCCGCCCGGCCGCCGAGTGGCAGGAGCTGATCCGCTCCTCGCCGCTGACCCGGCACGCGGAGCTGGTCGGCTGGCTGAAGTCGGCGCACGGGCTCGGCCACGGGCACGCGAACGCCCTGGTGGCCGCCACCCTGGCCGAGGGCAGGTAG
- a CDS encoding ATP-binding protein, with protein MATEPRWDDTPPSEEKYERTFSFPGELRNVTGARLAAEEFLRALSRDAPPCAQEYWDDILLVVTELAANAIQYAPGPFDLRLRRTFDGVHVMMRDTSPERPEPRPFHPRTGGGGIGWHLVHTLCSQVSVVVHDTGKDIHAFLPW; from the coding sequence ATGGCGACGGAGCCGCGTTGGGACGACACACCACCGTCGGAGGAGAAGTACGAGCGCACGTTCTCCTTCCCTGGTGAGCTGCGCAACGTCACGGGAGCGCGGCTCGCGGCGGAGGAATTCCTCCGCGCGCTCTCCCGGGACGCACCACCGTGCGCCCAGGAGTACTGGGACGACATCCTGCTGGTGGTGACCGAACTGGCCGCGAACGCCATCCAGTACGCGCCGGGCCCCTTCGACCTGCGGTTGCGCCGCACCTTCGACGGGGTGCACGTGATGATGCGGGACACCAGCCCGGAGCGGCCGGAGCCGCGGCCCTTCCACCCGCGCACCGGAGGCGGCGGGATCGGCTGGCATCTGGTGCACACCCTGTGCAGCCAGGTCAGCGTCGTCGTGCACGACACCGGCAAGGACATCCACGCGTTCCTGCCCTGGTGA